The following proteins are co-located in the Streptococcus downei MFe28 genome:
- a CDS encoding helix-turn-helix domain-containing protein, with translation MPFKSKIGPQIRQKREAKQLSREKLCHDGSRLTVRQLIRIEKGQSLPSLDKLDYIAQQLGLKPSDLLAEEELTIPDTYFELKHRLVKFPTYGDPERVGQKQAMIEEAYEKYFTVLPEEELLFLDLSEKILNWSQTKKLVAIEEIYEDAFEQLQEKKIYNLNDLMVLGYYLIGIQQQKYYDKKLFNKLKNRLLEQEPSTDELYNIDLLSILISVLGVYVQHGDYGATLPVFKKVYQLIEETQQPSYRPSVMMVEAKYYLNVEGDKEQAGQLYDQAINFATLLGDQVLADGLREEKDRDNLA, from the coding sequence ATGCCTTTCAAATCAAAAATCGGACCCCAGATTCGTCAAAAGCGGGAGGCCAAACAGCTCTCTCGGGAAAAGCTCTGCCATGATGGTAGTCGCTTAACGGTTCGCCAGCTGATTCGGATTGAAAAGGGGCAGTCTCTGCCATCGCTTGATAAGTTAGACTATATTGCTCAGCAGTTAGGACTCAAGCCATCGGACTTACTGGCCGAGGAAGAACTGACAATTCCAGATACCTACTTTGAACTCAAGCATCGCTTGGTGAAGTTTCCAACCTATGGTGACCCTGAGCGAGTAGGGCAAAAGCAGGCCATGATTGAGGAAGCTTATGAGAAGTACTTTACAGTCCTGCCAGAGGAGGAGTTGCTCTTTTTAGACTTATCAGAAAAAATTTTAAACTGGAGCCAGACCAAGAAATTGGTAGCCATTGAGGAGATTTATGAGGATGCTTTTGAGCAGCTTCAAGAAAAGAAGATTTATAATTTGAACGACCTCATGGTGCTTGGTTATTATCTCATAGGTATTCAGCAACAAAAGTATTATGATAAGAAGCTTTTTAATAAGTTAAAAAATCGCCTTTTGGAGCAGGAGCCCTCGACGGATGAGCTCTATAATATTGATCTGCTGTCTATATTGATTTCGGTGTTAGGTGTCTATGTCCAACATGGAGATTATGGAGCAACTCTACCTGTGTTTAAGAAGGTTTATCAGTTGATTGAGGAGACCCAGCAACCCAGCTATCGCCCTAGTGTTATGATGGTGGAAGCTAAATACTATCTCAATGTCGAAGGGGATAAGGAGCAGGCAGGCCAGCTTTATGATCAAGCCATTAATTTTGCAACCTTGCTAGGGGATCAGGTCTTGGCTGATGGCCTACGTGAAGAAAAGGATAGGGATAACCTGGCATAG